A segment of the Streptomyces sp. L2 genome:
GGCCCGCACCACGGCCGCCTATCGAAGCGCCGTGGACTTCGCCGACTCCCGGATGGAGAAGGAACTCGACCAGGCCCTCGCGGACCCGCGCAAACGGCTCGGCGGGGCGGGGGAGGCCGCACGCGAGGCGGCCCACGCCCGGCGTTCACAGCTCGTCGATCAGGCGCGGGCGGTGCTCGACCGGGACCTCGCCCAGCTCACCGCCGAGGCGGAGGTCGTCGAGCCCGCCCTTCCCCCGGCGTACGCGCGCTGGGACAACCCCGTCTGGCACGCCTACCGTGTGCCCGACGAGCAGCCGATGGCCCTGCGGCTGGGCGATCTGCACCTGCCCGAGAGCGCCCCGCTGCGCATTCCGATGCTGGTGAGACTGCCGTTGGAGCGGGGTCTGTGGATCGACTGCGGTCCCGCGACGGCGCCCGACGGGACCTTCCTGGACTCGGACGAGGTGCGCCCGCTCGCGCTGCGGACGGCTGTGGCCCTCGCGGCCCGGCTGCTCGTCGTTCACCCGGCGGGGGAGTTCGCCGTCGAGGTCATCGACCCGGCGGGTGCGGCTGCCCGGACCCTGGAACCCCTGACGCGGTCCGGAGCACCGGTGACGCCCCCGGCCGCGGGCGCGGCAGGTGTCACAGACGTCCTGGAGCGGCTCACCCGCCGCGTCGACCTCGTGCAGATGGCGGTTCGCGGCGGCGCGGCCGAGTCCCTGCCGCCCGACCTGGACACGGCCCGGCAGTTGCTGATCGTCAACGACTTCCCGCACGGCTTCGACGACCGTGCCGTGACCCGGCTGCGTTATCTCGCCGACGAGGGCCCGGCCGTCGGGGTGCACTTGCTGATGGTGGCGGACCGCGAGGACGCCGCTGCCTACGGTCCCTTGCTCGACCCGCTGTGGCGTTCGCTCATGCGACTGACGCCCGTCCCCGACGACCACCTCGCCGACCCGTGGATCGGTCACGCCTGGACGTACGAACCCTCGCTCGTCCCACCGGACAGCGGGATCCTCGCGCAGGTGCTCGGGGAGATCGCCGCGGCGTACGTCAAAGACAAGTAAAGGCACTCCGAACTGCTAGTTTGGGTTTTTCTTTACTTTGCACTTTACCTTTCCTTGGTGATTGAGGTACTGTTTCCGCACGGAGGGGAGTACTCCCTGACTGCGGCGCACCCGTCAGTACGGATCGGTCCGATCCCGGGGCGTCGACCCGTTCCCGGGTGGAAGAGACCTCCGGCAGCGGTGACGCTGGCTTTGTTTGCCGTGACGTAATGCCGGAGGAGCAGTGAACGTTTCCGTGACCCTGTGGGTGCTCACCGTCGTAGGACTCGCCGCGCTGATCGCGGTGGACTTCTTCATCGGCCGCAAGCCCCACGACGTGTCGATCAAGGAAGCCGGGATCTGGACGGTCGTCTGGATCACCCTGGCCGGCCTCTTCGGCCTCGGCCTGCTCGTCTTCGGTGGCGGGCAGCCGGCCGGTGAGTTCTTCGCCGGGTTCATCACCGAGAAGTCGCTCAGCGTCGACAACCTCTTCGTCTTCGTCCTGATCATGGCGAAGTTCGCGGTGCCCTCGCAGTACCAGCAGCGGGTCCTGCTCGTCGGGGTGCTCATAGCCCTGGTCCTGCGGGCCGTCTTCATCGCCGCGGGAGCCGCGATCATCGCCAGCTTCTCCTGGGTCTTCTTCCTCTTCGGTGCCTTCCTGATCTGGACCGCCGTCAAGCTCGTCCAGGAGGCCCGCGCCGACGCGGAGGACGAGGAGTACGAGGAGAACAAGCTGCTCAAGGCCGCCGAGCGCAGGTTCGGAGTGGCCGACGGCTACCACGGCACCAAGCTGTGGATCCAGCAGAACGGCAAGCGCGTCATGACTCCGATGCTGGTCGTGATGCTCGCCATCGGCACCACGGACGTCCTGTTCGCGCTGGACTCCATCCCCGCGATCTTCGGCCTCACGCAGGACCCGTACATCGTCTTCACCGCCAACGCCTTCGCCCTGATGGGGCTGCGGCAGCTGTACTTCCTCATCGGCGGTCTGCTCAGGAAGCTGGTCCACCTGTCGTACGGCCTGTCGATCATCCTCGGATTCATCGGCGTGAAGCTCGTGCTGCACGCGCTGCACGAGTCCGGGGTGCACGTGCCCGAGATCAGCATTCCGGTCTCGCTCGGCGTGATCTGCGCGGTCCTGGCGGTCACCACGGTCACCAGCCTGATGGCCTCCCGTAAGCAGGCGGAGGCTGACACGGAGGCCAAGGACCGCGTGGACGCCTGACGCGGGAAGCCGACCCCTGGGCAGGGGGCATGACCCCGACATGGAGAAAGGAGCACGCATCCGAAAGGGACGGAATGCGAAGGAGGGGGCGGTCTGCCACCATCGCCCCATGATCACTCGGCTCAGGACGCTCACCGGCCAGTGGACGCTCCTCGTGCCGGTGCTCGCAGCCGTCCTCCTCCTCTTCACCTGGGGCCGGGAGCTGCCCGGCGCCGTCGTCGCATTGGTGACCGTGGTCCTCGCGGGATGCGTGCTGGCCGCGGTGCACCACGCCGAGGTGGTCGCCCACCGCGTCGGCGAGCCCTTCGGTTCCCTGGTCCTCGCCATCGCCGTGACGATCATCGAGGTGGCCCTGATCGTCACCCTCATGGCCGACGGCGGCGACAAGAGTTCCACCCTCGCGCGGGACACCGTCTTCGCCGCTGTGATGATCACCTGCAACGGCATCGTCGGGATCTGCCTGCTCGTCGCCTCCCTCCGGCACGGCACGGCGGTGTTCAACCCCGAGGGCACCGGCGCCGCCCTGGCAACCGTGGCGACGCTGGCCACGCTCAGCCTCGTGCTGCCGACCTTCACCACCAGCAAGCCGGGCCCCGAGTTCTCCGCCGTGCAACTGACGTTCGCCGCGCTGTCCTCGCTGGTCCTCTACGGCCTCTTCGTGGCGACCCAGACCGTACGGCACCGGGACTATTTCCTGCCGATCACGCGGCAGGGCGACGTCATCACGGCGGACGACCACGCCGAGGCCCCGTCCGCGCGCACCGCCTGGACCAGCCTCGGCCTGCTGGGCCTGGCCCTGGTGGGCGTGGTCGGCCTGGCGAAAGGCGTGTCACCCACCATCGAGTCCGGTGTGGCGGCGGCCGGCCTCCACCAGGCTGTCGTCGGCGTGATCATCGCCTTGCTGGTCCTGCTGCCCGAGACGATCGCCGCGCTCCGCTCCGCCCGCCGGGACCGCGTGCAGACCAGCCTCAACCTGGCGCTAGGCTCGGCGATGGCCAGTATCGGCCTGACCATCCCCGCCGTCGCCCTCGCCTCGATCTGGCTGTCGGGCCCGCTGGTCCTTGGCCTGGGATCCACCCACATGCTGCTGCTCGCGCTCACCGTGGTGGTCAGCTCGCTGACGGTGGTGCCGGGCCGGGCGACGCCCCTGCAGGGTGGCGTTCACCTGGTGCTGTTCGCCGCGTACCTGGAGCTGGCGATCAACCCGTAGCGTGATCAACCCGCAGCGCGATCGCCCCGTCGTGCGCTCCGGCGGCCGTGATAGACCGAGTCCGAGCAGCGGTCGTAGTCGTACGGCCACGAACGGACGGAGGAACCGTGCCCCGCACCCTGGCCAACGCCCCGATCATGATCCTCAACGGGCCCAACCTGAACCTGCTCGGCCGGCGCCAGCCCGAGATCTACGGCAGGGACACCCTGGCCGAGGTCGAGGCGATGTGCGCCAAGGCGGCGGCGGCACACGGCGGCACGGTGGACTTCCGGCAGTCGAACCACGAGGGCGAACTCGTCGATTGGATCCACGAGGCACGGCTCGGCCACTGCGGCATCGTCATCAACCCCGGCGCCTACTCCCACACCTCGATCGCGATCCTGGACGCGCTCAACACCTGCGACGGCCTCCCCGTCCTGGAGGTCCACATCTCCAACATCCACCAGCGGGAGACGTTCCGGCACCACTCGTACGTCTCCCTCCGTGCCGACGGGGTGATCGCGGGCTGCGGAGTGCAGGGATATGTGTTCGGCGTCGAGAGGGTCGCCGCGCTGGCCGGGGCGGCACAGGCGGACGCATAACCCCTGGGCGACTGCGCCCACCCCATGGGGTTACCAGCCGCGCGCGTGCCACTCCGGCAGATGCGGCCGCTCCGCGCCCAGCGTCGTGTCGTTGCCGTGCCCGGGATAGACCCAGGTCTCGTCCGGCAGCACGTCGAAGATCTTCGTCTCGACGTCGTGGATCAGGGTGGCGAACGCCTTGGCGTTCTTGAAGGTGTTACCGACCCCGCCCGGGAAGAGGCAGTCCCCGGTGAAGACGTGCGGGTGCCCGTGCGGGTCGTCGTAGACCAGGGCGATGGAGCCGGGTGTGTGCCCGACGATGTGGCGCGCCGTGAGTTCCACGCGCCCCACCTTGATCACGTCCCCGTCGTCCACCTGGACGTCGGTGGGGACCGGGATGCCGGCCGCGTCGTCCCGCCCGGCGTACGTACGCGCGCGCGTGGCGGAGACGACCTCGGCGAGTGCCTGCCAGTGGTCGCCGTGCTGGTGGGTGGTGACGACGGACGCGATGCCGTCGTCACCGATCATCCCGAGGAGCGTCCCGGCGTCGTTGGCGGCGTCGATCAGGAGCTGTTCGTCGGTGGCGCGGCACCGCAGCAGATAGGCGTTGTTGTCCATCGGGCCGACCGCGATCTTGGTGATCATCAGGTCCTTCAGCTCGTGCACGTCCGCCGGTCCGCCGACCTTGACCTCTCCGCTGTACGTCATGGCGATCAGCCTATAGCCGCCCGGCGGACGGGGCTGTTCGCGCCTGACGGCCGGGCCGTTCACGCGTCAGAGCGGAGGCAGCTGTGGAAGGTCGCCGCCCCGCACCGTGAGCCGGGAGCCGTCGCGACGCCCTGCCAGCCACCCGAGCAGGTCCGGGGCCGTCCCCTCGACCTCCACGGGCCCGCCCGGGGCGCCTCCGCCGGTGGTCCAGGCGCGGCCGGATCCGGATGTCAGGCCCGTCGAGGGCACGTCCTTGTGCCGGGCGAACCGCTGGGTCAGGAAGTCGATCTCCCGCTCCGTGAACTCCGCCGGGAGGTCCTCCAGCTCGTAGCCGATTCCGAGGTCCACGTGGTGCAGGTCCACCTCGGCCCACCGCCGGAACGGCACGCGGGCCGCGGAGTCGGTGACACCGTTGCGCAGCTCCACCGTGCGCGCCCAGTCCGCGGGCGCGGCCCCCAGCTCCTGGAAGCGGGCCGCGCTCTCGCGCAGGTCGGAGAGCTGGACGTCGAGGGAGCGTGCGGCGCCTTCCTCGATGTCGCCGTCGCGTGCCGCCGCGCTCGCGTACATCGGGCGGCCCTCCAGGACGTTCACGAGCGCGTCGGCGTTGCGGGAGAGGTGCGCGAGGACGTGCCCGCGCGTCCAGCCCGGAAGGCGTGACGGCTCGGCGAGTGAGGCGTTGTCCAGTTCGGCGACAGCGGTGAGGAGCCGTTCGGTCGCCTCGCGTACACAGTCCAGGTCATGAGCGTGATCAATCATGCACCTGACCCTAGTGCCGCCACACCTTCGGGTGAAGGTGGTGAAGCTCGTCCGCAAATCGAATGCGCGTGCTATATCGTCGAGGGCGGCGTCGGGCATGCTGGATGGCCGGGGATTGTTATGCCTCCCGGAATCCGACCGGCGTTGTCAGTGGCTCCCCCTAGTCTGAAGAAGCACGGGGGCCTCGCCCCTGTCACTTCTCTCAAGAAAGGTGCGGACCGGCGTGGCCGACCGTCTCATCGTCCGTGGCGCGCGCGAGCACAACCTGAAGAACGTCTCGCTCGACCTGCCGCGTGACTCGCTCATCGTCTTCACGGGCCTGTCCGGGTCGGGCAAGTCCTCCCTGGCCTTCGACACGATCTTCGCCGAGGGCCAGCGGCGCTACGTGGAATCGCTGTCCTCGTACGCGCGCCAGTTCCTCGGGCAGATGGACAAGCCGGACGTCGACTTCATCGAGGGCCTCTCCCCGGCGGTCTCCATCGACCAGAAGTCGACCTCGCGCAACCCGCGCTCGACGGTCGGCACCATCACCGAGGTCTACGACTACCTCCGCCTGCTCTTCGCGCGCATCGGCAAGCCGCACTGCCCCGAGTGCGGTCGCCCCATCTCGCGCCAGTCGCCGCAGGCCATCGTCGACAAGGTCCTGGAACTGCCGGAGGGCAGCCGCTTCCAGGTGCTGTCGCCGCTGGTGCGTGAGCGCAAGGGCGAGTTCGTCGACCTCTTGGCCGACCTGCAGACCAAGGGCTACTCCCGCGCGCGCGTGGACGGACAGACGATCCAGCTGTCCGAACCGCCGGCCCTGAAGAAGCAGGAGAAGCACACCATCGAGGTGGTCGTCGACCGCCTGACGGTCAAGGACTCCGCCAAGCGGCGCCTGACCGACTCGGTGGAAACGGCCCTCGGCCTGTCCGGCGGCATGGTCGTCCTCGACTTCGTCGACCTCCCCGAGGACGACCCCGAGCGCGAGCGCATGTACTCGGAGCACCTGTACTGCCCGTACGACGACCTGTCCTTCGAGGAACTGGAGCCGCGCTCCTTCTCCTTCAACTCGCCCTTCGGCGCCTGCCCCGAGTGCACCGGCATCGGCACGCGGATGGAGGTCGACCCGGAACTGATCGTCCCGGACGAGGACAAGAGCCTCGACGAGGGAGCCATCCACCCGTGGTCCCACGGCCACACCAAGGACTACTTCGGGCGTCTCGTCGGCGCCCTCGCGGACGCGCTCGGATTCCGCACGGACATCCCCTTCGCGGGTCTGCCGCAGCGGGCGCGCAAGGCCCTGCTGCACGGGCACAAGACCCAGATCGAGGTGCGGTACCGCAACCGGTACGGCCGCGAGCGGGTGTACACCACGCCGTTCGAGGGCGCCGTGCCGTTCGTGAAGCGGCGGCACAGTGAGGCCGAGAGCGACGCCAGCCGCGAGCGCTTCGAGGGCTACATGCGCGAGGTGCCCTGCCCCTCCTGCGAGGGCACGCGGCTGAAGCCGATCGTCCTCGCGGTCACCGTCATGGGGAAGTCGATCGCCGAGGTCTCCGCGATGTCGATCAGCGACTGCGCGGACTTCCTGGGCGAACTGAAGCTCAACGCCCGCGACAAGAAGATCGCCGAGCGGGTGCTGAAGGAGGTCAACGAGCGGCTGCGGTTCCTGGTCGACGTCGGCCTGGACTACCTGTCGCTGAACCGGGCGGCCGGCACCCTCTCCGGTGGCGAGGCCCAGCGGATCCGCCTGGCGACCCAGATCGGCTCCGGCCTCGTCGGCGTCCTGTACGTGCTGGACGAGCCGTCCATCGGCCTGCACCAGCGGGACAACCACCGGCTGATCGAGACCCTGGTCCGGCTGCGCGACATGGGCAACACGCTCATCGTCGTCGAGCACGACGAGGACACCATCAAGGTCGCCGACTGGATCGTGGACATCGGCCCCGGCGCGGGCGAGCATGGCGGCAAGGTCGTGCACAGCGGATCCCTGAAGGAACTGCTCGCCAACACCGAGTCGGAGACCGGCCGGTACCTCTCCGGACGCAAGGCGATCCCGCTCCCGGACGTACGACGGCCGCACGACCCGAGCCGCAAGCTCACCGTGCACGGCGCCCGCGAGAACAACCTGCAGGACATCGACGTGTCCTTCCCGCTCGGGGTGTTCACAGCCGTCACCGGCGTCTCCGGATCCGGCAAGTCGACGCTGGTCAACGACATCCTGTACACGCACCTCGCCCGCGAGCTGAACGGCGCGCGGACCGTTCCCGGGCGGCACACGCGCGTGGCGGGCGACGACCTTGTCGACAAGGTCGTCCACGTCGACCAGTCGCCCATCGGCCGCACCCCGCGGTCCAACCCGGCGACGTACACCGGTGTCTTCGACCACGTCCGCAAGCTGTTCGCCGAGACCACCGAGGCGAAGGTCCGCGGCTATCTGCCCGGCCGCTTCTCCTTCAACGTCAAGGGCGGTCGCTGCGAGAACTGCGCCGGTGACGGCACCATCAAGATCGAGATGAACTTCCTCCCGGACGTCTACGTGCCGTGCGAGGTCTGCCACGGCGCCCGCTACAACCGGGAGACCCTGGAGGTCCACTACAAGGGCAAGTCCATCTCCGAGGTCCTGAACATGCCGATCGAAGAGGCCATGCACTTCTTCGAGGCGGTCCCGGCGATCTCCCGCCACCTCAGGACGCTCAACGACGTCGGACTCGGCTACGTCCGGCTCGGCCAGTCCGCGACGACCCTGTCCGGTGGCGAGGCCCAGCGCGTGAAGCTCGCCAGCGAACTGCAGAAGCGTTCCACGGGACGCACGGTGTACGTGCTGGACGAGCCCACCACGGGGCTGCACTTCGAGGACATCAGCAAGCTGCTGACGGTCCTGGCCGGCCTGGTCGACAAGGGCAACACGGTCATCGTCATCGAGCACAACCTCGACGTGATCAAGACGGCCGACTGGGTCGTCGACATGGGTCCGGAAGGCGGTGCCGGCGGCGGTCTGGTGATCGCGGAGGGCACGCCCGAGGAGGTCGCCGGGGTTCCCGCCAGCCACACCGGCAAGTTCCTGCGCGAGATCCTGGGCGCCGACCGCATCAGCGACGCGCAGTCCGTGAAGGCTCCGCGCTCCACGGCGGGAAGGAAGACCGCGGCCGGGAAGACGGCGGCGGCCAAGTCGACGGCGAAGAAGACCGTCACGGCCAAGGCCGACGGTGAGGCCGTCACGGCGAGCACGGCAGCCAAGAAGGCCGCCGCCCCCGCCACGAAGAAGGCGGCAGCGACGAAGAAGACGACGCGCGCCCGCAAGGCGTGACGGCGACGCCGGACCTGCCCTGACACTTCATCCATTCGAGTGACGCCTCGCCGGAACCACCGGCGAGGCGTCACTCGTTCTCCGATCAGCCACCCCGGCTCCGCCGTCCGACGGCCCCACGGACCACGGTGCCGGCCGATCCTTGACAAGAGAAGAGCAAGAGACGAGCGGCGGTCGCACCCGCCGCCGACTGCTCACACCTCGCCGAGTTCGGAGGCGTACGGCGGCTGCGCCCCCGCCCGTGAGCAGGTGACCGCGGCCGCACGCGCCGCGAACCGCAGCAGGCGCGTCCAGCCGTCCCCGCCCAGGGCGGCGAGCGCTCCCGGAGAGAGCGCGTCCTGGGCGCGAAGTCCGTGCAGCAGGGCCGCGTTGACCGTGTCACCGGCGCCGATGGTGTCCACGACATCGACCTTCTCACCCGGTACGGAGTACTCCCCGCCGTGCCGGGTGAACACGGTCAGGCCGTCGCCGCCCCGGGTGACCACCACGGCCGTCGGTCCCGCGGCCAGCCAGTCGCGGGGGGCGCCACCCAGCCACTCCGCGTCCTCCGCGGACAGCTTCAGCAGCGTCATCGAGGGCAGCCAGCTCTTGAACCGCGCCCGGTAGGCGTCCGCGTCCGGGATCAGTCCCGCCCGGACATTGGGGTCGAGGGCCGTGAACAGGCCCTGTCCGGCCGCTGTCCGCATCAGCTCCTCATAGGCACTCGCTCCCGGTTCCAGGACGAGCGAACAGGTGCCGAAGGACACCGCCCGGGCCGCGGCGGGCAGCGTGGCCGGAGCGGTGAACAGACGGTCGGCGGTGCCGTCGACGTAGAAGGAGTAGGCCGCCGAACCACCGGCGTCGAGGGTGGCGACAGCGAGGGTCGTCGGCTCAGGGCCGCGCTGCACGGCCGAGACGTCCACTCCCTCCCGTCGCAGCCCGTCCAGCAGGGCTTCGCCGAAGGCGTCCTGTGAGGCGCGCGAGCAGAAGGCGGTCGGCGTACCGAGGCGGCCGAGGGCGACGGCGGTGTTGTACGGCCCTCCGCCGAGCGCCGGCTTCAGGTCCGCCAGGGCGCCCGGGCCCTGCGGTACCAGGTCGATCAGTGCCTCACCGGCGACGACGATCACGAGGGGTCCTCTTCTCGGACAGCTGGGTCGGTTTCGGTGACGCCGGTCCCGTCGGCGTCGCGTTGCTCCTCCGGGCAGCCGCAGGACGTGCGGTGGACGAACGTGCACGGCAGCCGCACGGTCCGGGCGGGCTGATCCGGTGCGGCAAGGCGGTTTAGCAGGACCCGTACGGCGGTGGCGCCGATCTCCTTGCCGGGCTGGGCGACGGCGGTGAGCCGGGGCGAGAACAGGTCGGCCCAGGCGAAGTCGTCGAAGCAGCACAGGGCGATGTCGTCCGGTACGGACAGGCCCCGTCGGCGCAGGGCTCGGAGTGCGCCGATGGTCATGGCGTCGTTGGCGGTGACGAGGGCGGTGGGCGGATGGGCCAGGGACAGCAGGGCGTCCGTGGCCTGCGGGGCGCCGGCCGAGTCGGAGTCGCCGGTCACGACGAGGCGTTCCTCGTGGGGGAGACCGGCCGCGGCGAGTCCCTGCCGGTAGCCGGTGACCCGCTCGGCGGTGGTGCTCAGCCCGGGCAGCCCCGCGATCAGCCCGATCCGGCGGTGGCCCAGCCCGGCGAGGTGGGTGACGAGCCCGGCCATGGGTGCGGCGTTCTCACCGCAGACCTGGTCGAAGCCAGGGGCACCGGCGTCGGCACCGGGGGTACCGGCCCCGTGGGCACCCGTGTTATCCGGGTCGGCCGGGACGTTTACCACCCGGTCGAGGAACACGGCCGGCACGGCGTGGCGGCGGAGGTAGGCGACGAGGTCGTGCGGCTGTGCGGAGGGTGCGACGATCATGCCGTCCACGCGGCGCTCGTGCAGGAACTCGACGACCTTGCGCTCGTGCAGGGGATCATCATGCGGATCCGCGACGAGCAGACTGTAGCCCGCCTCCAGAGCGGCGGCCTCGACGCCTTGCAGGATCTCCGTGAAGTATGGGTTGCTGATCACCGGCACCGCCAGACCGATGGACCGGGTACGGGAGGTCACCAGGGAGCGGGCCAGGGTGTTGGGCGTGTAGCCGAGGGCGTCGACGGCGTCCAGCACGGCCTGCCGGGTGTGGGGCAGTACGGGGCGCGTGCCGTTGAGCACGTGCGAGACGGTGGCCACGGAGACTCCGGCGCTCCGGGCGACGTCGGCCATGGTGGGCATCTCGTACCCCTTTCCGAGTCGCCGCAGTTCCCTCCGGCCGGGAACGTATCCCATCGGGGCCCTCGGCGTAAACGCTTGCGCAAGCGTTTACGCTCCCGCGGCGCAATCCTCTGCGGCACACCGCCGCGATTCCCGGCCGTAACCGCCCCGACCCGCCCCGGGGCCGGTCGATCTGCCCCGGTATCGTCGGCGTGCACGCCCCTCCCCGACCCCTGGAGACCAGATGTCCGCCGGATCTGCCGCGAGCCGCCGTACCGTCCTGAGGGGAGCCGCCGCGGCGCCGGTCGCGGGGCTCGCGCTGGCCGCTTGCTCGGCCCCGGGCAACGGCACCTCGGCCGATCCCACGCCGACCTCACCGGTCGACCTCGGGGCGGAGACCGAGATCGCCAAGGGCGGGGCCAAGCTCTTCCGGGACCACAACGTGGTGGTCAGCCGGGACGCGAAGGGGGCGCTCAAGGCGTACAGCACGATCTGCACGCACGCGGGGTGCGCCATCGACCGGCTCCAGAAGACGACCCTGACCTGCCCCTGCCACGGCAGCGAGTTCGACGCGGTCACCGGCAAGGTGGTCCAGTCGCCGGCCACCGAGCCGCTGCACGAGCTGCCGGTCACCGCGAAGAACGGCAGGATCATCGCGGGCCCGGGGGCCTGAGGAACAGGCCAACGGCCCGGACGGGCCCTGCTCCCGCCCGGCCCCGCCGACGCCCTCACTCCCGGGCGGCGGTTCAGCCGCCCGCTCCGCTCACTCCCAGTCCCAGGCGATTCCCACGAGGCCGGGGCGGACCCGGGGTTCGACCACGTGGACGCTGTGGTGCGGGCCCGTGACGGACAGTTCTTGACGGCCGCCGCGCGGAGCCGCGGGGGAGTGCTGGGTGAAGTGGTGGCAGCGGGACGGCAGTGCCCCGGCGTCGAAGCGGACCTGGAGCGCGTACTGGCCACCGGGAAAGCCGAACCCGTGGAGGTACTCGCGGCAGACTCCGGCCGTGCCGTCCTCGATGCCGTAGCGGAACAGGAAGGTGTCGCCCGAGCGCAGCCGGGTGCCGAAGAGCAGCTCGGCCACCAGAACGCCCGTGTCCTGGTCCCAACGGACGCGCCCGGTACGGCAGTTCTCCAGGGCGTGCACGTTCATGAGCTGCGGGCTGCAGCCGGGGTCGCCGTGATAGACGGCCACGAAGCGGTCGATGCCGTCGCGGTGCGCGCGCACGATGTGGTGCGACTCCCGGCCCGCCAGCTCGCGATGGGCGCCGATCCGGACGCGCTCGTGGTGCCCCAGGGTGTGCAGTCCGCCGTCGAGGGCCCAGCCCAGCTCGCTCTTGAGCCGGCCCAGGACGTCGGAGGCCGCCACCAGGGAACGGTACGAACGCGCCGCCGGACGGCGGGCGGCAGCGCGCTCGCCGGACGCCGCGAGGAGCCGGATCAGCGACTCGTCGGGCAGTTGGAGGATCTCCTCCAGCGCGCGCACGGCACGCAGGGACTCGGGGCGCTGCGGGCGGCGGGCGCCCTGCTGCCAGTAACTCAGGCTCGTGACGCCGACCTTGACCCCGTGGCGCGAAAGGTGGTGCTGCACGCGCTGGAGCGGCAGTCCGCGGGCGGCGATCGCGGCGCGCAGCGCCACGTGGAAGGGACCGCCCCGCAGAACCGTGTCCAGTTCCGCGGGGGCGGCCGGGGTGACGTCCGTGTGCTCTGTGACAGACAGCATGCACAGGAGCCTTTCTGTGAGTGTCACGACGGCTGGTCAGACCGTTGGCGCGGGCCGGGGCCACCCCCGTGGGCGCCCTTCCGGGCGTACGCCGCATGCGTCCGGCGGCGTGCACGGCCCCGAGTTCCCCCGCATTGAAGCGTGTTGAC
Coding sequences within it:
- a CDS encoding LacI family DNA-binding transcriptional regulator, whose amino-acid sequence is MPTMADVARSAGVSVATVSHVLNGTRPVLPHTRQAVLDAVDALGYTPNTLARSLVTSRTRSIGLAVPVISNPYFTEILQGVEAAALEAGYSLLVADPHDDPLHERKVVEFLHERRVDGMIVAPSAQPHDLVAYLRRHAVPAVFLDRVVNVPADPDNTGAHGAGTPGADAGAPGFDQVCGENAAPMAGLVTHLAGLGHRRIGLIAGLPGLSTTAERVTGYRQGLAAAGLPHEERLVVTGDSDSAGAPQATDALLSLAHPPTALVTANDAMTIGALRALRRRGLSVPDDIALCCFDDFAWADLFSPRLTAVAQPGKEIGATAVRVLLNRLAAPDQPARTVRLPCTFVHRTSCGCPEEQRDADGTGVTETDPAVREEDPS
- a CDS encoding Rieske (2Fe-2S) protein; amino-acid sequence: MSAGSAASRRTVLRGAAAAPVAGLALAACSAPGNGTSADPTPTSPVDLGAETEIAKGGAKLFRDHNVVVSRDAKGALKAYSTICTHAGCAIDRLQKTTLTCPCHGSEFDAVTGKVVQSPATEPLHELPVTAKNGRIIAGPGA